The Cellulomonas wangleii genome includes a region encoding these proteins:
- the pglW gene encoding BREX system serine/threonine kinase PglW, whose protein sequence is MKADSPHWKVMGPPATPEEAAALEAFREVLPDDGRTTAWVNLTFIDTNNRTAEVDVLLLTPVGLFCVELKGWHGTITGTSQRWYQPGKTHPNPFLVTDRKGKRLASLLKSYATSPQMERAVPWVNALVVLHGQGSKFEVDQSGRAGVIKLDGYDVASKPPLQRLSEFLATPPANPHDSIDPQRAQLVRHLCQKADFRPTPKTRMVGDYAVAESDPVAEGVDWQDVVVTHPNLPKLKQRLRLYDVPPKASASERKRIEQLAQREFQLTYGIKHDGIAVPQQLLTTDDGPALLFEYQDAERPLDAFLADEGAALTLDDRVAMVEQLGDILRYAHNRHLFHRALSPQRVWVRPTADGPRLEVRDWYSAQKDRETASTTRWTVISRGVTDLMGVAGHQDLVWLAPEARQSVSDVPGAPLDVFGFGALAFLMLTGKPPATTIAEVQEVQQQAGRFDPRAVTAALPDSLADVIGDLTAVDESERPASVEDALTFVRMAWDEVRRPDAESPPEEVQDPLDARTGDMIGSRFLVAGKRGEGSSGVALAVLDDDAGDDRELILKIARDDAAGRRLDVEAEVLAGLEHPRVVRLVESLELGGRRVLLMSDAGKETLATRLAKEGQSTLEQLQRWGTDLLEAMSYLVDVEGVFHRDIKPANLGIAPDPGYRKPHLTLFDFSLAREPLEATGSGTPGYLDPYLGKGRRNRYDRAAELWAVSVTLFEMATGVLPWWPNGASMPAKPTDRAVVEPTSFDPAVAAPLTALFRKALAPDAKDRFGNVEDLLRAWTEAFAGLALDEDARKKDDELASRATLDTPLEQSGLSAQALSALRRLDGVVTVADVLGVHPVKINGIRGLGETYRKEIQARIGQWRTALRPAEPVAGVAVALGVDRLVNNLLEMLPAADESLARTLLGLGDGPAWPTAAEVAADAQTTRERVTAMVDDAAAAWSKHQPFLTARDELTTIVQNAGRVMTVPEAAAALVTLRGSTLDGDARTSHGTALIRAIVEFDARDTDSVFVLRRRAGAKADVLALSETAAATDAGDASPPADLLTELAAELGAKADELVTGGVITASTAIGSLRSVVDELDGAGQWQVSDTRVLRLAAAASQTAALSGFQELYPRALPIATALEHAMRGKPGRAISQAAVRRTVSARFPHLTDPLPAGSDKLDALMRDLYPDLVNRQGVYEPKSTALFTTGSVQTTQFAPTPAAEITRKLNDALARHSALTLTVPPRRYTAAVRALSTTFDIDVLDVAELVVTVTKEQIEEAGGMWSGLLGYDALDRDSKQWKALQSVVQRSIEPAWVERLASPRPLLLTNAGPLVRYGMTSLLATLLDTGTSRPAARWLLVAKPGDARAPLLDGRSVPLGPSGWIDLPRDLAQLADDDKPAPHSTIPTGDRS, encoded by the coding sequence ATGAAGGCCGACTCGCCGCACTGGAAGGTGATGGGCCCTCCGGCGACGCCGGAGGAGGCCGCGGCACTCGAGGCCTTCCGCGAGGTCCTCCCCGACGACGGCCGCACCACGGCGTGGGTCAACCTCACCTTCATCGACACGAACAACCGCACGGCCGAGGTCGACGTCCTGCTCCTCACGCCCGTGGGCCTGTTCTGCGTCGAGCTCAAGGGCTGGCACGGCACCATCACGGGCACGTCCCAGCGCTGGTACCAGCCGGGCAAGACGCACCCCAACCCGTTCCTGGTGACCGACCGCAAGGGCAAGCGTCTCGCCTCCCTGCTCAAGTCCTACGCGACGAGCCCGCAGATGGAGCGCGCCGTCCCGTGGGTCAACGCACTGGTCGTCCTCCACGGTCAGGGATCGAAGTTCGAGGTCGACCAGTCCGGGCGTGCGGGGGTCATCAAGCTCGACGGGTACGACGTGGCGTCGAAGCCGCCGCTGCAGCGACTGAGCGAGTTCCTGGCGACGCCGCCGGCGAACCCGCACGACAGCATCGACCCGCAGCGTGCCCAGCTCGTGCGGCACCTGTGCCAGAAGGCGGACTTCCGCCCGACGCCGAAGACACGCATGGTCGGCGACTACGCGGTCGCGGAGTCCGACCCGGTGGCGGAGGGCGTCGACTGGCAGGACGTGGTGGTCACGCACCCGAACCTGCCGAAGCTCAAGCAGCGGTTGCGCCTGTACGACGTGCCGCCCAAGGCCTCGGCGTCGGAGCGCAAGCGCATCGAGCAGCTCGCCCAGCGTGAGTTCCAGCTCACGTACGGCATCAAGCACGACGGCATCGCGGTCCCGCAGCAGTTGCTGACGACGGACGACGGGCCGGCGCTGCTCTTCGAGTACCAGGACGCCGAGCGGCCTCTCGACGCGTTCCTCGCCGACGAGGGGGCGGCCCTCACGCTCGACGACCGCGTGGCGATGGTCGAGCAGCTCGGTGACATCCTGCGGTACGCGCACAACCGGCACCTGTTCCACCGGGCCCTGTCGCCGCAGCGCGTGTGGGTCCGGCCGACGGCCGACGGTCCCCGGCTCGAGGTGCGGGACTGGTACTCCGCGCAGAAGGACCGCGAGACCGCGTCCACGACCCGGTGGACCGTCATCAGCCGTGGTGTCACCGACCTCATGGGCGTTGCCGGCCACCAGGACCTGGTGTGGCTCGCTCCCGAGGCGCGGCAGTCCGTCTCGGACGTCCCGGGTGCCCCGCTGGACGTGTTCGGCTTCGGTGCCTTGGCGTTCTTGATGCTGACGGGGAAGCCGCCCGCGACGACGATCGCCGAGGTGCAGGAGGTCCAGCAGCAGGCCGGCCGGTTCGACCCGCGCGCCGTCACCGCGGCCCTGCCGGACTCCCTCGCTGACGTGATCGGTGACCTCACCGCGGTCGACGAGTCTGAACGACCTGCGTCGGTCGAGGATGCCCTCACGTTCGTCCGCATGGCGTGGGACGAGGTGCGTCGCCCGGATGCCGAGTCGCCCCCGGAGGAGGTCCAGGACCCGCTCGATGCCCGGACCGGCGACATGATCGGCAGCCGCTTCCTCGTCGCGGGCAAGCGCGGCGAAGGCTCCTCGGGTGTCGCTCTTGCCGTCCTCGACGACGACGCGGGCGACGACCGGGAGCTCATCCTCAAGATCGCTCGGGACGACGCCGCCGGCCGCCGCCTCGACGTCGAGGCCGAGGTGCTCGCGGGGCTGGAGCACCCCCGCGTCGTGCGCCTGGTGGAGTCGCTCGAGCTCGGTGGCCGTCGCGTGCTGCTGATGTCCGACGCGGGCAAGGAGACGCTCGCGACTCGGCTGGCCAAGGAGGGTCAGTCGACGCTCGAGCAGCTGCAGCGGTGGGGGACCGACCTGCTGGAGGCGATGTCCTACCTCGTCGACGTCGAGGGTGTCTTCCACCGCGACATCAAGCCGGCGAACCTCGGCATCGCCCCCGACCCGGGCTATCGCAAGCCGCACCTGACCTTGTTCGACTTCTCCCTCGCGCGGGAGCCGCTGGAGGCCACGGGGTCGGGCACGCCCGGGTATCTCGACCCGTACCTGGGCAAGGGCCGGCGGAACCGCTACGACCGGGCGGCCGAGCTGTGGGCGGTCTCGGTGACGCTGTTCGAGATGGCCACCGGCGTCCTGCCGTGGTGGCCCAACGGCGCGAGCATGCCGGCCAAGCCGACCGACCGGGCGGTGGTGGAGCCGACGTCGTTCGACCCGGCGGTCGCGGCACCGCTGACGGCGCTGTTTCGCAAGGCCCTGGCCCCGGACGCCAAGGACCGTTTCGGCAACGTCGAGGACCTGCTGCGTGCCTGGACGGAGGCGTTCGCCGGCCTCGCCCTGGACGAGGACGCGCGGAAGAAGGACGACGAGCTCGCCTCCCGGGCCACGCTCGACACCCCGCTGGAGCAGTCCGGCCTCTCGGCTCAGGCACTGTCGGCCCTGCGTCGGCTCGACGGCGTGGTCACGGTCGCGGACGTCCTCGGCGTGCACCCGGTAAAGATCAACGGGATCCGCGGCCTGGGGGAGACGTACCGCAAGGAGATCCAGGCGCGCATCGGGCAGTGGCGCACCGCGTTGCGACCGGCGGAGCCCGTCGCCGGAGTCGCGGTGGCGCTCGGGGTGGACCGGTTGGTGAACAACCTGCTGGAGATGCTGCCCGCCGCCGACGAGTCGCTCGCCCGCACTCTGCTCGGCCTCGGTGACGGCCCAGCGTGGCCGACCGCCGCCGAGGTTGCCGCCGACGCGCAGACGACGCGTGAGCGCGTCACCGCGATGGTGGACGACGCTGCGGCCGCCTGGTCCAAGCACCAGCCGTTCCTCACGGCCCGCGACGAGCTGACGACCATCGTGCAGAACGCCGGCCGCGTCATGACGGTGCCCGAGGCTGCTGCTGCGCTCGTCACGCTGCGCGGGTCGACGCTCGACGGCGACGCGCGCACGAGCCACGGCACGGCGTTGATCCGCGCGATCGTCGAGTTCGACGCGCGGGACACCGACTCCGTGTTCGTCCTCCGACGACGCGCGGGCGCCAAGGCGGACGTGCTGGCCCTGAGTGAGACGGCAGCCGCGACCGATGCCGGCGACGCGAGCCCGCCGGCCGACCTGCTCACCGAGCTGGCGGCTGAGCTGGGCGCCAAGGCTGACGAGCTGGTCACCGGCGGGGTCATCACCGCGAGCACCGCAATCGGCTCGCTGCGGAGCGTGGTGGACGAGCTCGACGGCGCGGGCCAGTGGCAGGTCTCCGACACCCGCGTGCTGCGGCTGGCCGCCGCGGCCAGCCAGACCGCGGCCCTCTCGGGCTTCCAGGAGCTGTACCCCAGGGCGCTGCCGATCGCGACGGCCCTGGAGCACGCGATGCGCGGCAAGCCGGGCCGCGCCATCAGCCAGGCCGCGGTGCGGCGGACGGTGAGCGCTCGCTTCCCCCACCTCACCGATCCCTTGCCTGCAGGTTCGGACAAGCTCGACGCGCTCATGCGCGACCTGTACCCGGACCTGGTGAACCGCCAGGGCGTCTACGAGCCCAAGAGCACGGCGCTGTTCACCACCGGGTCGGTCCAGACCACGCAGTTCGCACCGACGCCGGCCGCGGAGATCACGCGCAAGCTCAACGACGCGCTCGCCCGTCACTCAGCCCTGACGCTGACGGTGCCGCCGCGCCGGTACACCGCCGCTGTTCGCGCACTGTCCACGACCTTCGACATCGACGTCCTCGACGTCGCGGAGCTCGTCGTGACGGTGACGAAGGAGCAGATCGAGGAGGCTGGCGGCATGTGGTCGGGGCTGCTCGGCTACGACGCCCTGGATCGTGACAGCAAGCAGTGGAAGGCCCTGCAGAGCGTCGTGCAGCGATCGATTGAGCCTGCGTGGGTGGAGCGGCTTGCGTCACCCCGCCCGCTGCTGCTCACCAACGCCGGTCCGCTCGTGCGGTACGGCATGACGTCGTTGCTGGCCACCCTGCTGGACACGGGCACCAGTCGACCGGCCGCGCGCTGGCTCCTCGTCGCCAAGCCCGGTGACGCCCGCGCACCACTGCTCGACGGGCGGTCCGTGCCGCTCGGGCCGAGCGGCTGGATCGACCTGCCCCGCGACCTCGCGCAGCTTGCCGACGACGACAAGCCCGCGCCCCACAGCACGATCCCGACCGGAGACCGTTCATGA